In Pseudorasbora parva isolate DD20220531a chromosome 20, ASM2467924v1, whole genome shotgun sequence, a single window of DNA contains:
- the cdk17 gene encoding cyclin-dependent kinase 17, translated as MERMKRFKRRLSLTLRGSQTIDESLSELAEQMTIEENSSKDSEPIVRNGRPPSSHSMHSFLHQYTGSFKKPPLRRPHSVIGGSLGSFMAMPRNGSRLDIVHENLKMGSDGESDQASGTSSDEVQSPTGVCLRNRNHRRISMEDLNKRLSLPADIRIPDGYLEKLQLSSPPFDQPLSRRSRRASLSEIGFGKLETYIKLDKLGEGTYATVFKGRSKLTDNLVALKEIRLEHEEGAPCTAIREVSLLKDLKHANIVTLHDIVHTDKSLTLVFEYLDKDLKQYMDDCGNIMSMHNVKIFLYQILRGLAYCHRRKVLHRDLKPQNLLINERGELKLADFGLARAKSVPTKTYSNEVVTLWYRPPDVLLGSSEYSTQIDMWGVGCIFYEMAAGRPLFPGSTVEDELHLIFRLLGTPTEDNWPGISSIEEFKSYNFPKYKPQPFINHAPRLDTEGIELLLSFLRYESKKRISADESMKHTYFKSLGMRVHTLPESISIFTLKEVQLQRDPGYRNSSYPETGNSKNRRQSMLF; from the exons ATGGAGAGGATGAAGAGGTTTAAGAGACGTTTGTCGCTCACCCTGCGTGGAAGCCAGACGATCGATGAGTCTCTCTCGGAGCTGGCGGAACAGATGACCATCGAGGAGAACAGCAGCAAGGACAGCG AGCCCATCGTGAGGAATGGCCGGCCGCCCTCCTCCCACAGCATGCACTCGTTTTTGCACCAGTACACAGGCTCCTTTAAGAAGCCTCCTCTGCGCCGACCGCACAGTGTCATCGGGGGAAGTCTGGGGTCCTTCATGGCCATGCCTCGAAACGGCAGCCGTCTCG ACATTGTTCATGAGAATCTGAAGATGGGTTCGGATGGAGAGAGTGATCAGGCCTCGGGGACATCCTCAGACGAAGTGCAGTCGCCCACCGGCGTGTGCCTCCGCAACAGAAATCATCGGCGCATATCCATGGAG GATCTGAATAAACGCCTGTCTTTGCCTGCTGATATCCGGATTCCTGACGGTTACCTGGAAAAGCTACAGTTGAGCAGCCCGCCGTTTGACCAACCCCTCAGCCGACGATCACGTAGAGCCTCGCTG tcAGAAATCGGCTTTGGTAAACTGGAGACTTACATCAAACTGGACAAGTTGGGAGAG GGGACGTATGCCACCGTTTTCAAGGGGCGGAGCAAATTGACGGACAACCTGGTAGCTTTGAAGGAGATCCGGTTGGAGCATGAGGAGGGCGCTCCATGCACAGCTATTAGAGAGG TGTCATTACTGAAGGATTTAAAGCACGCCAATATCGTCACGCTTCATGATATTGTCCACACGGACAAATCCCTCACTCTCGTTTTTGAGTACCTG GACAAAGATCTGAAGCAGTACATGGACGATTGTGGAAACATCATGAGCATGCACAACGTTAAG ATCTTCCTGTATCAGATCTTGCGAGGGCTGGCGTACTGCCACAGACGCAAGGTTCTGCACCGGGACCTGAAACCACAGAACCTGCTCATCAATGAGAGGGGGGAACTCAAACTGGCTGACTTTG GTCTAGCACGAGCCAAATCTGTTCCCACGAAGACATACTCTAATGAGGTGGTGACCTTATGGTACAGACCTCCTGATGTACTGCTGGGATCCTCAGAGTATTCCACACAGATCGATATGTG GGGTGTAGGATGTATATTTTATGAAATGGCCGCAGGTCGGCCGCTGTTCCCAGGATCCACCGTTGAAGATGAGCTGCATCTAATCTTTAGATTACTGG GTACACCTACAGAGGACAACTGGCCCGGCATCTCGTCCATCGAAGAGTTCAAATCCTACAACTTCCCCAAATACAAGCCTCAGCCCTTCATCAATCATGCACCCAG GTTGGATACTGAAGGAATAGAGCTGTTATTGTCTTTTCTAAGG TATGAGTCCAAGAAGAGGATCTCTGCAGATGAATCGATGAAACACACCTACTTCAAGAGCCTGGGCATGCGTGTGCACACACTGCCAGAGA GCATATCCATATTTACACTGAAGGAAGTGCAGCTTCAGAGGGACCCCGGTTACCGGAACTCCTCATACCCAGAGACAG GAAACAGCAAGAACAGACGGCAGAGCATGCTGTTTTAA
- the elk3 gene encoding ETS domain-containing protein Elk-3, which translates to MESAITLWQFLLQLLLDQSHKHLICWTSNDGEFKLLKSEEVAKLWGLRKNKTNMNYDKLSRALRYYYDKNIIKKVIGQKFVYKFVSFPDILKMDPQAVELGRDGGHVTGGVMLQDVESDCGEGEESPKLSLSSLRNPACRNEYLHSGLYSSFTVSSLQSPPPLLRPIKVEKQRGCEREEEGQTVIRFVTNRSEKVVPLASSPPPASAEVFFPSKSSPCSSRSPSPIHSPVYRLRPGRSPEARIDDSEQIAQPLNLSSGHRERAQNQAMPLERRTGSNGLPPKARKPKELEISAPSILLSGSDLGSIALNSPALPSGSLTPAFFTAQTPSGLLLTPSPLLSSIHFWSSLSPVAPLSPARLQGHGSLFQFPTLLNGPLPVPLPNLDSSSSSSSLLLSSSAQKS; encoded by the exons ATGGAGAGTGCCATCACGCTGTGGCAGTTTCTGCTGCAGCTACTGCTGGATCAGAGCCATAAGCACCTGATTTGCTGGACCTCCAACGACGGCGAGTTCAAGCTGCTCAAATCGGAAGAAGTCGCCAAACTTTGGGGCCTACGCAAAAACAAGACCAACATGAACTACGACAAACTTAGCCGAGCACTACGCTACTACTACGACAAG AATATCATAAAGAAGGTGATTGGTCAGAAGTTTGTGTATAAGTTCGTCTCATTCCCTGATATTCTGAAGATGGATCCCCAAGCAGTGGAGCTCGGTCGGGATGGGGGTCACGTCACAGGGGGCGTTATGTTACAGGATGTGGAATCTGATTGCGGTGAGGGGGAGGAGTCTCCGAAACTGTCACTGTCATCGCTGAGAAATCCCGCCTGTAGGAACGAGTATCTTCACTCTGGTCTATACTCATCCTTCACAGTCAGTTCCCTCCAAAGCCCGCCTCCGCTGCTGCGTCCAATCAAAGTCGAGAAGCAGCGAGGTTGTGAACGAGAGGAGGAAGGACAAACAGTGATTCGGTTTGTCACCAATCGATCAGAGAAGGTCGTTCCCCTTGCTTCCTCGCCACCACCTGCATCCGCAGAGGTTTTCTTCCCCTCGAAATCCTCCCCCTGCTCATCCCGTAGCCCCTCCCCCATTCATAGTCCTGTCTATAGGCTGCGGCCGGGGCGGAGCCCGGAGGCTCGCATAGACGACTCAGAGCAGATCGCTCAGCCTCTAAATTTATCATCTGGCCACAGGGAGCGAGCCCAGAATCAGGCCATGCCTCTCGAGAGGAGGACCGGTAGCAACGGACTGCCCCCCAAAGCTCGGAAACCCAAAGAGCTGGAAATCTCTGCACCTTCCATACTGCTTTCAGGAAGTGACTTAGGCTCCATCGCCCTCAACAGCCCAGCACTGCCCTCAGGGTCCCTTACGCCAGCCTTTTTCACTGCACAG ACTCCCTCTGGTTTGCTGTTGACGCCCAGTCCCCTCCTGTCCTCCATTCATTTCTGGAGCAGCCTGAGTCCCGTAGCCCCTCTCAGCCCCGCCAGGCTACAAGGCCATGGTTCACTCTTTCAG TTCCCCACCCTGCTGAACGGGCCGCTCCCGGTACCCCTCCCCAACCTGGACTCCTCTTCATCATCGTCCTCTCTTCTCCTGTCCTCCAGCGCCCAGAAATCCTGA